GCTTCTTGGTAAATACTGTATATGATCTATGGCTCATTTCGGCTTGTAAAAACAATAGAGAACTATCAATCGGGACCGATCTAGCACGAACTTGATTCATTTGAGCCATTTTTTTTAttcggggtttttttttttttgcagaatgAGTTTGGTTTGGGTTTGATGTGCGTAAAATCGAAGTTCTAAGACTTCGGATTAAAATAAAcaaaaaaccgaagtttgaaacttcggtctCCACGTGGCATCCTTTAATTCGCCAGTTTTTATTTACACGGATCCAGTGAATAAATGAGCATTAAAATCACGGTTGAAGCATTTGAATCAAAATCGAAGTTCCAAACTTCAGTTTGCCACGTATCATATTCGCTTGACCAGTCAGCCTTTGTTCTGCAAAAAGGGagaaaaccgaagttccaaacttcggttttaccaaatccgaagtttgaaacttaGATATACCATTTGTGTAAAAAATTTTTGGTGAATTTCTATTTTTGTAAGTTATTCATGAAAAtctactatttaaaaaaaaatcttgtctCAATGATGGTAGCTTAGTTGTTTGTTTTTTAGTTTGTATTCATTGTTGCAATGGATGGTTTAGTGTAGTCGATATTACAGTTTTCCAGATgttataattttagttttatttttgtcCTAATCAAATACTTTTTCACTCTGTGTATGAGCTCGTTTGTTTAGGATGATGTAGATTAGGGCTAGTTTGTTTACcattgtatttaaaaaaaaaagttggtTGGTACGGCATATGTTTTATGAaggaaatattatattatatatatattcaaagagAAAACATAAAAAGCCAAAAAAATAACACTGTAGCGAATGTCTTTTCaaccttttttttatattttaacccCGAAATTTTATATGATAAATATTTCATTACTAGGATAATAAATGAAAGTTTCTTTGGTACAATGGCATCTCAGCTTACATGTATGGAAGGTACCTGGGTTTAATTCTGAGCCTCGGTTTTTTTTTTCTTGCCATTATTAACctttttaattttgttttttttctcttttttaattttagttttacgtTTTATAATTTAACGCCTTAAATTTTTAATTTAATAATTCTTACACCAAGTTTTTAGCTCTTTACCTTTTTTAATTTGTAAAATTTGACCTTCAACTTTTTTTTCCCTTTAGGGGTGCAAGTTCGATACTTGCATTGGACTCCTCTaccactattttttttttttttttactttttactttttttacCATTACCCCCTTCATTTTCTTTGATATTTTAAAATGTCACCCCTCCATTATTTTAATTTTCAAGTAAATCCTCACACTCTCCTACctcatttaattttgttaatttaaaCCCTCTTACTTCTTTATTTTTTAATTTCGTTTCTCAACTTCTTTTACAATATTTATTTTACTACTTTCCCTTTATTCttcttttaaaacttttaaaacttttttaAATTTATCTCATATTTTCTCAATGcttttacattttttttaaataaaacttttaacTCACCCTTTCTTTATAagataatcatttttataaaaaatttttcctttataaatattTTCCAGCAAGATATTTTAGATAGGATTGTGCTACTTTGAAATTTGATATgagaatataaatattattaacgaactaataaatatatattaatgtatAACATATTTGGTAGAACTATGTAACCTTATTTTACACTACCGATAACGTAATaaaaacaacaaacaacaaacataGAACATAGAACTATGTACGCATGAAACAAGTTGTGtgtatatttaatgtatatatcatataacACGTCACTAGAAAAACTAAAAAAACAACTATTAATTGGTTAACCGCGCTTCGGCCGCAGCGAAGCGCGGCTAACCACAGAACTTGTTCATTATCATTTCAGGCTCAAAAGATGTCAAACGGTCAAACCTAAATGCTTCATGATCAGTGTCATCTACTTAGCCTAATAAACGGATTGATTGGCCCAAAAAGAGTATTTACATTTTCACTTGTAATAAATCGAATACATTTGTACTTTCTGTGTACAACACAACATATTGATacacacgataatgtgaaattgtCAAACCTTGTAATAGAAATATCATCATCCTTTCAAACATTGTCAAACAAAAATATTCGGTTAGGTTAATTATTACCATTGATGTCTTCTTCACCTACTAAACTATTAATGAGGTTTCAACTCGATCATTAAATGATTTAATGGGCCACATCTAGACCATATCTTAAGATATGGTGTTTTAACATATAATATTCAATAAGAAACTATATTTTTTGGAGTTAAGAGCTTTTTGTCACAAAGTTTCAAGTGGCTGGTGTGGTTCCTGAGGCTTTGGAAGATTTAAGAATTTAAGATTCGGAAGGTGAGTCAAGTTTGAGGTAAAAGGGGCTGAAACTATTAAAACTTTTATTCAAGATCCAATGTCAACATTGGACCCCATGTAGATTAGTCATATGTCCATGTGAAGTTGTTTTATATATCTTTGACTTTAATGAAGTTTTAATGATTCAATATAGAAATACTTAATTATATACTCTGTAGTTAATTATACAATAACATAAAAAATATTTTTCAATGGCAGAATAGTTAAAATATGTATAATTAATTTGATATGGGTTTATTACTTACTACAATGATGGACCTCTAGACACAATCCTTCAAGTTTTGTGTATGATATACTCTTATGTAATGTAATGATCATATCTCCATCAAAAAAAAGTGCACGTTACAAaacaaggttttttttttttttttttttaatttatttttttttttttttttaaatttctttaCTCAACTATAGAAAATGGATATTCTTTATCTAACCATCCAAAATGTATCAGTTTGAACATGAAGACTCGTGTCAAATTATCACATCAACAAACACAATATCTACCACCAACTATAATCTTGCTCAAGTACATAACTCTATAAATTTGATCAAACTAATAGATGAACAGATTAAAGACCTTTATTAAGCAGAAATTAGGAGCATTGTGCTATTTTTTTCCTTTGGTTCATTATTTATCTCTTCAAAACTTGAGgatatatatgttttgtttgctacaACTGTTAAAGAGTAAAATCAGAAAAAACAAAATTTACATGTATAATTAACTCTTTGCATCACACATATATTTATTTCCCCTATCACAAATTTGATATATGGCAAATAACTATCTACCAAATCAAAATGTAACAAAATAATACAAGACTTGTgccaactaacacaatttatgtTAACATATACCTTACTTATCATCTTCTTTCATCATTTTTCTTTCCGGTTGTGATTCCGATAACGGTGGGGTGGTAGACGATGGCACCACCATCTCCATTTCAGTGGATGACACTTCTGTCGCCTCTCGAAATCTCTTATAAATATCGCCACGATAGAAACTTCTTGTTCGAATCACTAAAACAATCGAAATTAAACATGCAAATATCGTTGTTGCAGTTATAATAAGAAACGACATTCTGTAACAGTCTACACCTATACAAGTTAGATCATCCCCATCTTTTCGGACTATCCCTTTTTCTCTTAGTTGTCGGGTCGCTTCTTTATCATAAAGACGACCCGCAATGACCACATTGAGAAGATATGACCCGACCGGGCTTGCCCCGGCTCCTAGATTGTACAATGTTGAGTAGTATTTTAACCCGAATAATTCGGATATGATTGCATAAATTAATGGCCATTGTGCTCCAAAACAAAAGCCCATTATAATAGAAGAAATATAAAGTGAGTTTGGTACACCAAATGCTATTAAAACATGTCCAACACATGAGATAAAAAGCACAAAAGTGAGCATCAATGGTCTTGGAAACTTGTACTTGGTTAACAAGGTTTCCGAAAGAAAACCCGACCCAACTCGACCCAAATAATTCCAAATACTCACAAGCGAAACGAATGTGGTGACCGATTTTTGTGGGTAGCCGAGAGACCGCCCGATTTGTCCTAGGTTATCGATCGCGGTTAAGGTTCCACCTATACCAAAAGTAGTAGTTGTAAACAATATCAACATGTCAATGCTAAAACATGCTTGTAAAATGGTGAAGTCCTCCCCTCTTTTAGGTGGCGTAAACGCGGTTTTCCAACATGAAACCGCCTTTTCCGATTCATCTAATAATGGTGATTGATCAAGGCGACTTGTGTTCGAACCGTTTATGACATCTTTAACCGGCGAAATCATAACATTATCAACCATTTCTCGTTTAATCTTCCATAGCCTTAACTCTTCTTGAAACACCACCAAAATAGGTGCAACAAGTAAGATCGCAACAATAGAAGCACTTATCATAAACTTTGTATGACTAAACTTGATACTATTTTGGATTATAATTATAACCATAAGAAACCCTGCTAGCACAAgtgagaaataaagaaacttataaaacattCTCAACTCATTCTTTTGTCGAACCACTTTCATAACCCGAACGATCCTTAGAAACACGATAGAAACCGCAGCCGGAAGCCATCCAATAAACAAGATCAACGACCTCGAATCGTACCCATAAACCGCATGATACACTTGTGTAATAATAGCACCACTTAAACCTACAAAACCCTTTAAAAGACCTAATACAACACCTCTACTTTGTGGGAAATTTTTAACACAACTAACTAATGCACCTGTATTAGCAAATGTTTGTGAATTCGCACCGATACAAATGTACAAACACATTTGCCATAATCGTGGTTTTTCGATCTTTTTAGTAACCGAAAGCCATATCATGAAATAACCTATGAAGTTCATGGTTGCACCAATTAGTAAGACAACCCAAGGTGGTGAGATTTCATTGATTAGCCCTGAAATGACCCCAACATTTGTACCTAAATCTTTGAATGTACTAAGAAGGTTAAGGGTAGTTTGGTCATATCCTAAAGAAGTTTTTATGTCACCCGAGTATGAACCAAACATGTAAGTTGCACCGGAGACTGACATGATGAGAAGGGAGGCAAACACCATGAACCACCGGCCGGTGATGACGTGGCGGCATATGTTTCCTATTTCTTTCATACTACCACCACTACTAGTATGACTTCGACCCTCTATCATGTTTTTGTATATAGTAGATTATATTATATTAGAAAGCAAGTAGAGttgatgaaatgagtaaatatataaTCAAGTttcatttatatataaccacacacATGTGTGTTTTGTGAAGTTTTGGGATTTTATGTTTATTTACACGGAAAATATTTCGTGGCATAAACAGTATTTAAGGAGTCAATATTTGTCAAATAAATTTAGAATTTTTTAACGAAATCACTAAAGATTATCGTTCACATGCGACAAAATACATGGTAACAATTGAATAACCGTGATTAAAAAATCAATATTATATCAACCGTTATTTATGATAGATTTATGCATGGCTTTTTTTAAACCCTAGTATCTAACGTTTTTTGAACTGATTATTAATTCAAGGGCGACTACTCATTTTGCGAGCAGCTCGaagtcattgcaggcgaacctccATTTTCATAGAAAAAATAATTTAGTGGTTGCATGAAATCGAACTCTTGATCTCCACAATGGAATGCCACATGGCTCTATGATTACATTTCATTAATGCACTAACACTTTCTATAAATATTCAAAAATGTACCAATTATATAATGTGTTCGTGTAGAAAATATGTTTCATAAGAGTTTGTATTGAATCTTAAATGCATTTGTTACTTCTTCGTTTCAAAAACTTGTCACCTATAAATTTTTATTGAATTTAAGAAAGATTTGTAGGTATTCAAGAAAGTGATTAATTTTATTTGAGTGATTAATTCTATTTAAGAAATAAATGATTTAATATTAATGGGGAACCAAAGGGCATTTGGCCTAGCGGTATGAGAGGAACCATTCAACtaagaggttgtgggttcaagcctCGCGTGAGgcagtgagatgtaaatatttgtgGTTTTATGTGTAAATTGTaggtttgcctttaaaaaaaaaaaaaaaaaaattattggggAGATTAGTTATATTTTCtggttttttttgttttgttttttaagCAGACAATCATTTCAAAACATATACCGAGTATGTAATATGGTGTCACACCCCTTAAATGGGACCGGtggtcatatgtgactaaccaatatcataacacaagtgtaaagcgagaacgactgtatatgagacgttttaattaaaaaccaatgtattaaagcaacGGAAAAATAtaagtcattacaaatgaatcCTTTAAAAATGTAAATGTAATCTAGGTGTTTTAAGGcagtaatataaatgataaaatgcggactccaaaagcagcaaagtccaaatagcacgcaatctttagcaatcttcacctgagacaaaacatgcttaaagtgtcaaccaaaaatggttgagtgaacaacataggtttaatatagttttagaccacaagatttagttatcaaaagcagatgctgaagttatgatatcgaaactaaacaaagttaccccatgacaccttgaactgtcagtgtcgttttaatcattattatgtaaccaaaaaccaacggtcaaatggctagagacgtcactctcaataggcctactcacaataattaagtttgcgtttatacgtagcaattaacgatatcatggcagggatttagcatgaatcaaagcatctcagcacagttaaacagctttcgggtacttgtgtctaagcgtaaaacagtttgaaagcaagcatgtgtctcaccccaaaagttcaaaataagtatataaagatagttaaaaagcggggctaagaagttcacattagtagcaagtagatattccacgcaagtagtaagaacggagtatgtaatcggagatttcaacctagagatataatgtttgattagttaatgtctaatagacataaagtttgtttattaatatagtaaactatattaacaatgacggtttttcgagaaaagttcctatttctcaaaagtttcaatTTTTTAGAAACCtattatttatggaaagcttccacttatagtaagcttctagtttaagaagttcgggttataattcttaacaaagatgttatacaatctcgcccaaacttcgttgctaacatgcaagtcactcgaatgatcagttgttaccgggcgcccagtgtaacatcccgcctttttccgtttacttttccgtttaactatttaaatcccgttatatgtttataacatctccggttaatacgtgttttaaaaatatctcgtctaggtatttcacgcacccgtaaacgaacttgagggactagtttcgctaaaatgccaaagaggtgactagcctttgactagtcaacccccacccccatcttttctttttctttttcatttcccttttcttcttctacttccatattttctctaaattctccaatttcaagaatcatcatctaaatcaaatcgagcaagcatccatctaaacaaattgcatattcggaatcctctcatctttctcttcgattctataccgatttcatcaagtttgggtaactttttaaaatcactagattttgtgttcttgatgtttttaacttataaagttgttaattagtgtctatggctcaagtctaacatgattatatgatttatatgctcgatttcgttatttgaaataactagcttaaatatgaactttggtgtgtttgatttggtaatttggttgcttaaatgttgttgttatggtaaagtgcaagtattaaatgtgttactagtagcactagcttcaatttgatgtgtaggttattttagaaaacttcataaacttgattattggttttggtggatttgggttagggtttgatgaacttgaaatgaacttttgatgctttgaatgacatgaaatgttatttgtaagtgttaggttgtattgtatgctt
This genomic stretch from Rutidosis leptorrhynchoides isolate AG116_Rl617_1_P2 chromosome 11, CSIRO_AGI_Rlap_v1, whole genome shotgun sequence harbors:
- the LOC139875976 gene encoding protein NUCLEAR FUSION DEFECTIVE 4-like; amino-acid sequence: MIEGRSHTSSGGSMKEIGNICRHVITGRWFMVFASLLIMSVSGATYMFGSYSGDIKTSLGYDQTTLNLLSTFKDLGTNVGVISGLINEISPPWVVLLIGATMNFIGYFMIWLSVTKKIEKPRLWQMCLYICIGANSQTFANTGALVSCVKNFPQSRGVVLGLLKGFVGLSGAIITQVYHAVYGYDSRSLILFIGWLPAAVSIVFLRIVRVMKVVRQKNELRMFYKFLYFSLVLAGFLMVIIIIQNSIKFSHTKFMISASIVAILLVAPILVVFQEELRLWKIKREMVDNVMISPVKDVINGSNTSRLDQSPLLDESEKAVSCWKTAFTPPKRGEDFTILQACFSIDMLILFTTTTFGIGGTLTAIDNLGQIGRSLGYPQKSVTTFVSLVSIWNYLGRVGSGFLSETLLTKYKFPRPLMLTFVLFISCVGHVLIAFGVPNSLYISSIIMGFCFGAQWPLIYAIISELFGLKYYSTLYNLGAGASPVGSYLLNVVIAGRLYDKEATRQLREKGIVRKDGDDLTCIGVDCYRMSFLIITATTIFACLISIVLVIRTRSFYRGDIYKRFREATEVSSTEMEMVVPSSTTPPLSESQPERKMMKEDDK